A window of the Petrotoga sp. 9PWA.NaAc.5.4 genome harbors these coding sequences:
- a CDS encoding chromate transporter translates to MRKQKDFIKTIEIFVTFLKIGLFTFGGGYAMIPLMEKEVVENKKWLSKDKFSDTVSLTQTIPGAVAINMSILVGYNIKGILGAIISMIGVSVPSFIIILLIAILLTKSGGLSILESAFEGIRPAIAALIVYAAISLSKSIKWSYIVLLFFLGSFLLTGILKINPIYIIVITFIIGTLAGMNKKNKD, encoded by the coding sequence ATGAGAAAACAAAAAGACTTTATAAAAACTATAGAGATATTTGTCACCTTTTTGAAAATTGGACTTTTCACTTTTGGGGGAGGATATGCCATGATTCCCCTAATGGAAAAAGAAGTTGTTGAAAATAAAAAATGGCTTTCTAAAGACAAGTTCTCTGATACTGTATCTTTGACACAAACTATTCCTGGAGCGGTAGCTATTAATATGTCTATCTTGGTTGGATATAATATAAAAGGCATTTTAGGGGCAATAATATCCATGATTGGTGTTTCTGTTCCGTCTTTTATTATTATATTATTAATAGCTATTCTTCTCACGAAAAGTGGGGGCCTTTCTATTTTAGAAAGTGCTTTTGAAGGTATCAGACCGGCAATAGCTGCCTTAATTGTGTATGCTGCAATTAGTTTATCGAAATCGATAAAATGGTCATATATAGTTTTATTGTTTTTTTTAGGATCATTTTTACTAACTGGAATCCTCAAAATAAATCCTATTTATATAATAGTAATAACTTTTATCATAGGTACTCTTGCGGGAATGAACAAGAAAAATAAAGATTAG
- a CDS encoding 5'-nucleotidase C-terminal domain-containing protein produces the protein MKSKVKKSILFLIVFCLSIFSIAFAVDDYIELQILATSDLHGRFLPYDYALNQVNDSGSLAQVATIVKELRSKYPNNTILIDNGDTIQENLSNIFIEDALHPMVFAMNEMEYDVWVLGNHEFNYGVPTLKKIMRQFIPGDWSYDAVLSGNVYNPDGTRLAAPYKIVTTNDGIKVGIIGMVTPNITRWDAANLKDYIVVDPVDEVRVAVAQLKGKVDVIVGAFHLGYDQEYGTYGSGAIDILKASPDLDVVILGHAHQKISETYYYNGKLYQSINGKIFDEEENDITQEVKLNGTLIVEPGNWGRTLSQVVLTLKKEGDKYTIIDKSSNNFDVKTSSGTVLSDKELERKLQPFHYKALDYANEVIGELKGGDLVPKDEIKGIPQVWIQPTAMIDLINSVQMYYGEQVIGKKIDVSGAAPFREDANIKEGPIKRSDISLIYRYDNTLYVLEVTGAQLKRYMEWSVAFYNQFSSGDLTISFNQKIPGYNYDIFKGVSYEIDISKPAGERIVNLRKNDGTPIKDDDVLTLAVNNYRANTQLLNYGPIFKEGEKLPKLLGRTEDMPEFSAISGGDMRKLIEKYIIEVKKGVLTPDFENNWKIIGNEWDEDLHELVKNLANEGKININKYKPVRVEDIQSFVEISM, from the coding sequence GTGAAGAGTAAGGTCAAAAAAAGTATTTTATTTTTAATTGTTTTTTGTCTAAGTATTTTTTCTATTGCTTTTGCAGTTGATGATTACATAGAATTACAAATTTTAGCCACTTCTGATTTGCATGGGCGCTTTCTGCCTTATGATTATGCTTTAAATCAGGTTAACGACAGTGGGAGTTTAGCTCAAGTGGCAACGATCGTTAAAGAGCTAAGGAGCAAATATCCTAACAATACTATCTTAATCGACAATGGTGATACGATTCAAGAAAATTTATCAAACATCTTTATTGAAGACGCCCTTCATCCCATGGTTTTTGCTATGAATGAAATGGAATATGATGTATGGGTTCTTGGGAATCATGAATTTAATTATGGAGTGCCTACTCTTAAAAAGATTATGAGACAGTTTATTCCAGGAGATTGGAGCTATGATGCTGTTTTGAGTGGGAATGTATATAATCCTGATGGAACAAGATTAGCTGCCCCTTATAAAATAGTTACAACTAATGATGGAATAAAAGTTGGGATAATAGGAATGGTTACACCAAACATTACAAGATGGGATGCAGCTAATTTAAAAGATTATATTGTTGTAGATCCTGTTGATGAAGTTAGAGTTGCTGTTGCCCAATTAAAGGGTAAGGTGGATGTTATTGTAGGTGCGTTCCATTTGGGATACGATCAGGAATATGGGACCTACGGTTCTGGAGCAATAGATATTTTAAAAGCTTCTCCAGATTTAGATGTTGTGATATTAGGGCATGCTCACCAAAAAATTTCTGAAACTTATTACTATAATGGTAAATTGTATCAATCAATTAATGGGAAAATCTTTGATGAAGAAGAAAACGATATTACTCAAGAAGTTAAATTAAACGGTACTTTGATAGTGGAACCTGGGAACTGGGGAAGGACTTTATCTCAAGTTGTTTTAACCCTTAAAAAAGAAGGAGATAAATATACTATAATAGACAAAAGTTCAAACAATTTTGACGTAAAAACTTCAAGTGGAACTGTTTTGTCTGACAAAGAATTAGAAAGAAAATTGCAGCCATTTCATTATAAAGCTCTTGATTATGCTAATGAAGTTATTGGTGAGTTAAAAGGCGGAGATTTGGTACCTAAGGACGAAATTAAAGGAATTCCTCAGGTTTGGATTCAACCAACTGCTATGATAGATTTGATAAATTCTGTTCAAATGTATTATGGTGAACAGGTTATAGGCAAAAAAATTGACGTATCAGGTGCAGCACCATTCAGAGAAGATGCCAACATAAAGGAAGGTCCAATAAAAAGATCTGATATATCCTTAATTTACAGATACGATAACACTTTGTATGTTCTTGAAGTAACTGGAGCTCAGCTCAAAAGATATATGGAATGGTCTGTAGCTTTTTACAATCAATTTAGCTCTGGAGATTTAACTATATCTTTTAATCAAAAAATCCCTGGCTACAACTATGATATATTCAAGGGTGTTTCTTATGAAATTGATATATCTAAGCCTGCTGGAGAAAGAATCGTTAATCTAAGGAAAAATGACGGTACACCTATCAAAGACGATGATGTATTGACTTTAGCGGTAAACAATTACAGAGCAAATACGCAATTACTGAATTACGGACCAATTTTTAAAGAAGGAGAAAAACTTCCAAAATTATTAGGAAGAACGGAGGATATGCCAGAATTTTCAGCGATAAGTGGAGGAGATATGAGAAAATTAATCGAAAAATATATTATTGAAGTTAAAAAAGGCGTTCTCACTCCTGATTTTGAAAATAATTGGAAGATAATAGGAAATGAATGGGATGAAGATCTTCACGAATTGGTTAAAAATCTGGCAAATGAAGGAAAGATAAATATAAACAAATATAAACCAGTAAGAGTAGAAGATATTCAGTCTTTTGTAGAAATTAGTATGTAA
- a CDS encoding ABC transporter substrate-binding protein, whose amino-acid sequence MALRKVFSLMVLMLVVVFATAQVSIEIGLSTREIGAVMDEHIANFEAQNPNINIKWLKVPGVPGQQHSQYVTLFFGKSDKPDIIAMDIIWPGEFASRGWLEPLDRFFPPSEQGEFIENMIEAAKYNGSVYGVPLYINGLHFYYRTDLLEKYGFNPPDTWEEVVKQATYIVEHENDPNLYGYISMWGKIEGLFMNYLQFLWGKGGDFFDENGNLNITSREAIEALQFMVDMIYKYKLAPQSIVTYTPDDARILFQQGRAVFMVVQDFVWPMLTAPDSIVRDKVDFKRVPYFEGHPDTYTVCLGGWLLGINVNSKYKEEAWKFIEYLTSHEAQLKTAVVTGSLPTRKSVYDDPKLLEQFPTANKQFEDFMVGNVRPSAQLGETYTRVSEIMQQEIQAALLRLKTPEKALNDAAKQIAPLLK is encoded by the coding sequence ATGGCATTGAGAAAAGTTTTTAGTTTGATGGTATTGATGTTAGTTGTGGTTTTTGCAACAGCTCAGGTATCTATAGAAATTGGTTTGTCAACAAGAGAAATAGGGGCTGTAATGGATGAACATATTGCAAATTTCGAAGCTCAAAATCCAAATATAAATATCAAATGGTTAAAAGTTCCAGGAGTACCTGGGCAGCAACATAGCCAGTATGTAACTTTGTTTTTTGGGAAAAGCGATAAACCTGACATCATAGCAATGGATATTATTTGGCCAGGCGAATTTGCTTCAAGAGGATGGTTGGAACCTCTTGATAGATTTTTCCCACCATCTGAGCAAGGAGAGTTTATAGAAAATATGATAGAAGCGGCAAAATACAATGGAAGTGTCTATGGGGTGCCATTATATATTAATGGACTTCATTTCTATTATAGGACAGATTTATTAGAAAAATACGGTTTTAACCCTCCGGATACGTGGGAAGAAGTTGTTAAGCAAGCTACTTATATTGTTGAACATGAAAATGATCCTAACTTGTATGGATATATAAGTATGTGGGGGAAAATAGAAGGACTTTTTATGAACTATTTACAGTTCCTATGGGGCAAAGGCGGAGACTTTTTCGATGAAAACGGTAATTTAAATATAACAAGTAGGGAAGCAATTGAAGCTTTACAATTCATGGTGGATATGATATACAAATATAAATTAGCTCCTCAAAGTATTGTAACATATACTCCTGATGATGCAAGAATTTTATTTCAACAGGGAAGAGCAGTTTTTATGGTTGTTCAAGATTTTGTTTGGCCAATGTTAACCGCTCCTGATTCTATAGTACGTGACAAAGTTGATTTTAAAAGGGTTCCATACTTTGAAGGTCACCCTGATACATATACAGTATGTTTAGGTGGTTGGTTATTAGGTATTAATGTAAATTCAAAATATAAAGAAGAAGCATGGAAATTTATAGAATATTTAACCTCTCATGAAGCACAGCTTAAGACCGCAGTTGTAACTGGTTCCCTACCTACAAGAAAATCTGTATACGATGATCCAAAATTACTTGAACAGTTCCCTACTGCAAATAAACAATTTGAAGATTTTATGGTAGGTAACGTTCGGCCATCAGCACAGTTAGGAGAAACCTATACAAGAGTTTCTGAAATAATGCAGCAAGAGATTCAAGCCGCTTTACTTCGTTTGAAAACTCCAGAGAAAGCTTTAAATGATGCCGCAAAACAAATAGCTCCTTTACTGAAATAA
- a CDS encoding ROK family transcriptional regulator has product MPSQKYSNKKIKNNNLKLVLMEILQNGPISRADISKRTHLTRSTVSQLVEKLIEEGLVKEMNKEEKKEGPGKKAILLSGENEKFYVIGYDLTITNSKLIVMNLKGDIVKKSSFLPLKELISIQNIELIVKSFYKSIESIKKELNISNDAIRGIGVALPGLVSHKNKSISFTPNLEQYFDFQSIEKFSEKLDIPIIIDNNANMKALGELIYGIGKEFNNFLFVNVSYGIGAGLIINGQLFRGKYNLTGEIGHVKVVEDGDVCSCGMRGCLETFSSVRSIVKKYYELSGKNLDKKFNIDTIVKKARKGDEIAIKIIRDSGFYLGKVIGNTLNIINLETVVFGGEIIEYWDILENDFYRGLNETALDLVRKNITIQLSKLGDEITAIGAASIVLEDIFR; this is encoded by the coding sequence ATGCCTTCACAAAAATATTCTAATAAAAAAATAAAAAACAATAATCTAAAATTAGTTCTTATGGAAATCCTTCAAAATGGACCTATTTCACGTGCTGATATTTCAAAAAGAACTCATCTTACTAGATCCACTGTTTCACAATTAGTTGAAAAACTAATTGAAGAAGGACTTGTTAAGGAAATGAATAAAGAAGAAAAAAAAGAAGGACCTGGTAAAAAAGCTATCTTGCTTAGTGGAGAGAATGAAAAATTTTATGTTATTGGTTACGATTTAACAATCACTAATTCTAAGTTAATAGTGATGAATTTAAAAGGAGATATAGTGAAAAAAAGTTCTTTTTTGCCTTTAAAAGAATTGATATCAATTCAAAATATTGAATTGATAGTGAAATCGTTTTATAAATCTATTGAAAGTATAAAAAAAGAATTAAACATTTCTAATGATGCAATAAGAGGCATAGGTGTTGCTTTACCTGGTTTAGTTAGTCATAAAAATAAATCTATTTCTTTTACCCCAAATTTGGAGCAATACTTTGATTTTCAATCTATAGAAAAATTTTCTGAAAAATTAGATATACCTATAATAATAGATAACAATGCAAATATGAAGGCTTTAGGAGAACTCATTTATGGAATAGGCAAAGAATTTAACAATTTTTTATTTGTAAATGTAAGTTATGGAATTGGAGCTGGCTTGATAATAAATGGCCAATTATTTAGAGGAAAATATAATTTAACGGGAGAAATAGGACATGTAAAAGTGGTAGAAGATGGTGATGTTTGCAGTTGTGGTATGAGAGGTTGCTTAGAAACCTTTTCTTCTGTAAGAAGCATAGTAAAAAAATATTATGAATTGTCTGGAAAAAATTTAGATAAAAAGTTTAACATCGATACAATTGTAAAAAAAGCAAGAAAAGGCGATGAAATAGCTATTAAAATAATACGAGATTCGGGATTTTATCTTGGAAAAGTTATAGGTAATACCCTAAATATTATAAACCTCGAAACTGTAGTATTTGGTGGAGAAATCATTGAATATTGGGATATTCTTGAAAATGATTTTTATAGAGGACTAAATGAAACAGCATTAGATTTGGTAAGAAAAAATATAACTATACAACTATCTAAACTTGGCGATGAAATAACAGCTATAGGAGCAGCTTCTATTGTTTTAGAAGATATATTTAGATGA
- a CDS encoding chromate transporter yields MRTLLSLFFSFFEIGLFGFGGGYAMIPLIQTHLERKNWMSIEEFLDLIAIAEVTPGPIAINSATFVGYKVAGFLGALVATLAVVTPSLIIGLFIAQYFKNGNGIIQQNILKFLKPVVIGLILGSAFTIGMTNISNLTNFLIFLIVLLALLFTKISPIIIILATGIFGIIFY; encoded by the coding sequence ATGAGAACTTTGTTAAGTTTGTTCTTTTCTTTTTTTGAAATTGGTCTATTTGGATTTGGTGGAGGATATGCAATGATTCCACTTATACAAACTCATTTAGAACGTAAAAATTGGATGAGTATAGAAGAATTTCTTGACTTAATAGCTATAGCGGAAGTTACTCCCGGACCAATAGCTATAAACAGCGCTACTTTTGTTGGATACAAAGTGGCTGGTTTTTTAGGAGCGTTGGTTGCAACTTTGGCAGTAGTCACTCCCTCCTTGATAATCGGTCTATTCATTGCTCAGTATTTTAAAAACGGTAATGGCATAATTCAACAAAATATCCTTAAATTTTTGAAACCTGTTGTTATAGGATTAATTTTAGGTTCAGCCTTTACAATTGGTATGACTAATATTTCCAATTTAACAAACTTTCTCATTTTTTTAATAGTGTTGTTAGCCTTGCTATTTACCAAAATAAGCCCAATAATTATTATCTTAGCAACAGGAATTTTTGGTATTATTTTTTATTAA
- a CDS encoding V-type ATP synthase subunit D, which translates to MIFDQTVPTKGNLINLKQQYQFSQQGHDLLERKRNIIMKELVDLIEQAKEIQERILIIFAKAYEALQLANLDLGIENVEEYADGIPEYEELKIRFRSVMGVEVPEIFREEKPKIEIPYEIYRTDAALDEAYISFKTVLSLIIEAAMIENKVYKLAYEAQKTKKRVSALENIVIPQLKQSIKFIQDTLEELDREEFFKLKMIKR; encoded by the coding sequence ATGATTTTTGATCAGACAGTTCCTACAAAAGGCAATTTAATAAATTTAAAACAACAATATCAATTTTCTCAACAAGGCCATGACTTGTTAGAAAGAAAAAGAAATATTATAATGAAAGAATTGGTTGATCTAATAGAACAAGCTAAAGAAATTCAAGAAAGAATATTGATTATATTTGCTAAAGCTTATGAAGCTCTACAATTAGCTAATTTAGATCTTGGCATTGAAAACGTGGAAGAATATGCTGATGGAATTCCCGAATACGAAGAGCTTAAAATAAGGTTTAGAAGTGTTATGGGAGTAGAAGTCCCTGAGATCTTTAGAGAAGAGAAACCAAAAATAGAAATACCTTATGAAATATACAGGACAGATGCCGCTCTTGATGAAGCATATATATCGTTTAAAACAGTTTTGTCATTAATTATTGAGGCTGCCATGATAGAAAATAAAGTTTACAAGCTTGCTTATGAAGCTCAAAAGACTAAAAAGAGAGTTTCGGCTCTCGAAAATATAGTAATACCCCAATTGAAACAATCTATCAAATTTATTCAAGATACATTGGAAGAACTTGACAGAGAAGAGTTTTTCAAACTAAAAATGATAAAAAGATAA
- a CDS encoding carbohydrate ABC transporter permease produces MKKKTFKSIIRIILLIIFFVFAIFPLYWIILTSLKPTHELYSFPIRYWTNNPSLYGYKKLFEFVNFQRYFLNSIIVSLSASFVSTIFAMLSGYILSRGEFKWKYPIILFLFFSQMIPTYLIMVPQYTMFLKLNLINKLASLIIIYSGFGAAFSTIMAKGFFDRIPRSIEEAALIDGCNEVQSLFKITLPLMVPGLSAILSFSFVNNWNELFTAVMFLNTSDKYTVPVGLYSIVSKAGVQWNVLAAGIVIALLPTIIVFAFAQKYIISGLTQGSLKD; encoded by the coding sequence ATGAAAAAGAAAACTTTCAAAAGTATTATACGCATAATTTTATTAATTATCTTTTTTGTTTTTGCGATTTTTCCGTTATATTGGATTATATTAACTTCATTAAAACCCACACATGAATTATATTCTTTTCCGATTAGGTATTGGACAAATAATCCTAGCTTATATGGTTATAAGAAATTATTTGAATTTGTTAATTTTCAACGCTATTTTTTAAATAGTATAATAGTATCTTTAAGTGCTTCATTTGTTTCAACAATATTTGCTATGTTGAGTGGTTATATCTTATCAAGGGGTGAATTCAAATGGAAGTACCCTATTATTTTGTTTTTGTTTTTTTCTCAAATGATTCCAACTTATTTGATCATGGTTCCTCAATATACTATGTTTCTAAAACTAAATTTAATCAATAAACTTGCAAGTCTAATTATCATATATAGTGGATTTGGAGCTGCTTTTAGTACAATTATGGCAAAGGGTTTTTTTGATAGAATTCCAAGAAGCATAGAAGAGGCAGCCTTAATCGACGGTTGTAATGAAGTCCAATCTCTATTCAAAATTACCTTACCTCTAATGGTTCCTGGATTATCCGCCATACTTAGTTTTTCTTTTGTAAATAATTGGAATGAGCTGTTCACCGCTGTAATGTTTTTAAACACTTCGGATAAATACACCGTACCTGTAGGATTATACTCTATTGTATCAAAAGCAGGGGTTCAGTGGAATGTTTTAGCTGCAGGTATTGTAATAGCTCTTTTACCAACCATTATAGTATTTGCTTTCGCACAAAAGTATATTATATCCGGACTTACTCAAGGAAGTTTGAAAGATTGA
- a CDS encoding carbohydrate ABC transporter permease encodes MSKRTGLLLILPAFIILIAIFIGPTIYTIVLSFSSYSMSGIQFVGMNNFIRLVNDPNFWTSFFNTLIFVGVTVPIELVLGFVLALVANRAIKGRALIRVALLIPWALPAALDALAWRWMYNTDYGLFNSILINLSIIDNPINWLGQIPLAMISMMIESIWKTSSFMALLILTGLQTIPSELYEAAKIDGASSWQSLRKITIPLVMPSIMVSLLFRTGDAFRAFELPYNLTGGGPVNSTMTLSVYAYNNFFQYLDFSYSSTVALVQFLILLVLAVFYLRTLRWDVYE; translated from the coding sequence GTGAGTAAAAGAACAGGGTTACTATTGATATTACCTGCTTTTATTATTTTAATAGCTATTTTTATTGGACCAACCATTTATACTATTGTATTAAGTTTTTCTTCGTATTCTATGTCAGGAATTCAATTTGTTGGGATGAACAATTTTATTAGATTAGTGAATGACCCTAATTTTTGGACCTCTTTTTTCAATACGTTAATCTTTGTAGGAGTAACCGTTCCTATAGAATTGGTTTTAGGTTTCGTTTTAGCTTTAGTTGCAAATAGAGCTATTAAAGGCAGAGCTTTAATAAGAGTAGCCTTGCTTATTCCATGGGCTTTACCAGCTGCGCTTGATGCTTTAGCGTGGAGATGGATGTACAATACAGATTATGGTCTATTCAATTCTATATTGATCAATTTAAGTATCATAGATAATCCAATTAATTGGTTGGGACAAATACCTTTAGCTATGATTTCGATGATGATAGAATCGATTTGGAAAACAAGTTCCTTCATGGCTTTACTTATTTTAACAGGTTTACAAACTATTCCTTCCGAATTATATGAAGCAGCTAAAATTGATGGAGCCTCAAGTTGGCAGTCTTTAAGGAAAATTACAATTCCTTTAGTTATGCCTTCAATAATGGTTTCCTTACTTTTTAGAACTGGTGACGCTTTCAGAGCGTTCGAATTACCTTATAATTTAACAGGTGGTGGCCCGGTTAATTCTACTATGACTTTATCAGTTTATGCTTACAATAATTTTTTCCAATATCTTGATTTTAGCTACTCTTCAACTGTTGCTCTTGTTCAGTTTTTAATATTACTCGTTTTGGCAGTATTTTATTTAAGAACTTTAAGGTGGGATGTCTATGAGTAA
- a CDS encoding diacylglycerol kinase family protein encodes MKNHEILFIINPAASGGKTLKDWNKKIYPLLKKENFSFDYEFTTKPFDAFELALDGIKKGYRKLISVGGDGTVNEIANAILTQSVIDSVEITLGSIGTGTGNDWRKTVGIPKDYEQAIKVIKEGKYILQDVGKVNYFQNGQEKSRFFINVAGMGFDAVVTYKANSRKKHYFKKFVYFINLFSTLFSFNDPYIEIKIDGKKVYEDKSLTLNVGICKYSGGGMMFTPNAIYDDGLFDITVIDKISIFKILINLRKIYDGSFINNDAVKNFKAKNVEITSKEKLYLEVDGESLGHCPFYFKIYPKRLKVIVS; translated from the coding sequence ATGAAGAACCATGAAATCCTATTCATAATTAATCCTGCGGCTTCAGGTGGAAAAACATTAAAAGATTGGAATAAAAAAATTTATCCTCTTTTAAAAAAGGAAAATTTTTCTTTTGATTACGAATTCACAACAAAACCTTTCGATGCTTTTGAACTTGCTCTTGATGGTATTAAAAAAGGCTATAGAAAGCTGATTTCAGTTGGTGGCGATGGAACAGTTAATGAAATAGCTAATGCAATTCTGACCCAAAGCGTAATAGATTCGGTCGAAATAACCTTAGGCTCTATCGGAACAGGTACCGGAAATGATTGGAGAAAAACGGTAGGGATTCCAAAGGATTACGAACAAGCAATAAAGGTTATCAAGGAAGGGAAGTATATCTTACAGGATGTAGGAAAAGTTAATTATTTTCAAAATGGCCAAGAAAAATCACGATTTTTTATAAATGTTGCAGGAATGGGTTTTGACGCAGTTGTTACTTATAAAGCTAATTCAAGAAAAAAGCATTATTTCAAAAAATTTGTTTATTTCATTAATTTATTTAGTACGTTATTCTCATTTAATGATCCGTATATTGAAATTAAAATCGATGGCAAAAAGGTTTATGAAGATAAAAGCTTGACTTTAAATGTCGGCATCTGTAAATACAGTGGTGGTGGAATGATGTTTACTCCAAATGCAATATATGACGATGGATTATTTGATATAACCGTTATTGATAAAATTTCGATTTTTAAGATTTTAATTAATTTAAGAAAAATATACGATGGTTCTTTTATAAACAATGATGCTGTAAAAAATTTCAAAGCTAAAAATGTAGAAATAACATCCAAAGAAAAACTATACTTAGAAGTAGATGGAGAATCCTTAGGCCATTGTCCATTTTATTTTAAAATATATCCAAAAAGACTTAAGGTGATAGTGAGTTAA
- a CDS encoding carbohydrate ABC transporter permease, translating into MSKSKIFRIFDYIIAIVLVLFSIFPILWLLLTSLKPTSEIYSWPIKYFPSKPTFQNYINLLQRGDFGRYFLNSVIVSGSATILILITGTLAAYSFARINFKGKRTLMMIILALLLFPSVAVVPPLFLIFRNLGLINTYISLILGHTALYLPLAIWILTNYFRTLPRNIEDSALIDGCTPIQMIFRILLPMSLPGLVAAGLITFVFSWNEFLLSLVLLSKNEMRTVVVGISLYPGEYSFPWELISSAIILAIIPIILLTLLFQKYIISGLTAGATKY; encoded by the coding sequence ATGAGTAAATCAAAAATTTTTAGGATATTTGACTATATTATTGCAATTGTTCTGGTTTTATTTTCTATATTTCCAATTCTGTGGTTACTTTTAACCTCATTAAAACCTACAAGTGAAATTTATAGTTGGCCAATTAAATATTTCCCATCAAAACCTACTTTTCAGAATTATATAAATCTTTTACAGAGAGGTGATTTTGGAAGATACTTTTTAAACAGTGTTATAGTTTCTGGAAGTGCCACCATTCTTATACTAATAACGGGGACTTTAGCTGCCTATTCATTTGCAAGGATTAATTTTAAGGGGAAAAGAACTTTGATGATGATTATTTTGGCACTACTACTATTTCCATCCGTTGCCGTTGTTCCACCATTGTTCTTAATTTTTAGAAATCTTGGTTTAATAAATACTTATATAAGTTTAATATTAGGACATACTGCTTTATATCTACCTTTAGCAATATGGATCTTGACAAACTATTTTAGAACTCTACCAAGAAATATTGAAGATTCAGCATTAATTGATGGTTGTACCCCGATACAGATGATTTTTAGAATCTTGCTACCTATGTCTTTGCCGGGATTAGTTGCAGCAGGTTTGATTACTTTCGTATTTTCTTGGAACGAATTTCTTCTTTCGTTAGTTCTATTATCAAAAAATGAAATGAGAACCGTTGTTGTAGGCATCTCTTTATACCCTGGCGAATATTCATTCCCTTGGGAGCTAATTAGTAGTGCTATAATTTTGGCAATTATCCCCATAATCTTATTAACTTTACTATTTCAAAAATATATAATAAGCGGTTTAACTGCTGGAGCAACGAAATACTAA
- a CDS encoding GntR family transcriptional regulator, whose product MSDDKLPIYKTIADEITSRIYDGEYPLNSFLPSENELAQEFHVTRTTIRKVLSLLKQQGTIKSYQGKGYKVQSLFWEQSLLKFYSFGKSIATQLENSKTKLISIRKEEGLEDLGEYKKIELWEITRLRLVGEIPLILETSYIPCEYFKKIDKKKLESKSLYDLLEREGIRCVKAREYLEPTLPSIEAQELLEIEENIPLFQTTRYTYDPDDRLVEFRESLIRADHFRFFTELNL is encoded by the coding sequence ATGTCAGACGATAAATTACCCATATATAAAACAATAGCAGACGAAATAACTTCTCGCATATATGATGGTGAATATCCTTTAAATTCCTTTCTTCCATCGGAAAATGAGTTAGCACAAGAGTTTCATGTAACACGAACAACTATTAGAAAAGTTTTAAGCTTGTTAAAGCAACAAGGTACCATAAAAAGTTATCAAGGAAAAGGTTATAAAGTGCAAAGTTTGTTTTGGGAACAAAGCTTGCTAAAATTTTACAGCTTTGGAAAAAGCATAGCAACTCAGCTTGAAAATTCAAAAACAAAACTTATTTCTATTAGAAAGGAAGAAGGGTTAGAAGACTTAGGAGAATATAAAAAAATAGAGTTATGGGAAATAACTAGATTAAGATTAGTTGGTGAAATTCCCCTTATTTTAGAAACTTCCTATATTCCATGTGAATATTTTAAAAAAATTGATAAGAAAAAGCTCGAATCTAAATCACTATACGACTTACTTGAAAGAGAAGGAATTAGATGCGTAAAAGCAAGAGAATATCTTGAGCCTACTTTACCTTCTATTGAAGCACAGGAACTTTTAGAAATCGAAGAAAATATACCTCTTTTTCAGACTACGAGGTACACTTATGATCCTGACGATCGATTAGTTGAATTCAGAGAAAGTTTAATAAGAGCAGATCATTTTAGGTTTTTTACAGAATTAAATCTTTGA
- a CDS encoding SPASM domain-containing protein — MNYIEHLKMLLKRLLIILIMLVLLHFRIENFNEILKNQKGQSFVLSSMNIPNECKNCEWYSLCRNGCKRYRYENGKYYYCESYKEFFNYSYS; from the coding sequence ATGAATTATATAGAACACTTGAAAATGTTGTTAAAAAGATTATTGATTATTTTGATTATGCTTGTACTTTTGCATTTCAGGATAGAAAATTTCAATGAAATATTAAAAAATCAAAAAGGTCAAAGCTTTGTTTTATCTTCAATGAATATACCAAATGAATGTAAGAATTGTGAATGGTATTCTCTATGCAGAAATGGATGTAAAAGATATAGGTACGAAAATGGGAAGTATTACTATTGTGAATCTTATAAAGAGTTTTTTAATTATTCATATAGTTAA